The Acidobacteriota bacterium nucleotide sequence GGTACACCTTGACCGCTTCCGCGTGCCGGCCGCTGCACATGTAGGCGTACGCCAGTTCCTTCTGGAGGAGAAGGTCGTTCTCAACCTGCTTGCCGGCAGCCTGGAGAACGCCGAGGGCCTGGTCGTACCTCTTGGTGGCGTTGTAGGCGAACGCCAACTCAAAGGCCAGCCCCTTGGCGTCAGGCTTTGCCTTCCAGGCGCTCTCCAGGTATTCCAGGGCCCGGTCGGAGGCCCCCATGTGGTTGTATTGAAAGCCCCAGCGTACCTTGTGGGTGACCGGGTCGGAACCGTCTTTGTAAATGTCCAGCCAAGAAGGGACTTTCTCCAGGCCAAGGGTTGCGATCGCCTCGTCGGGCAGCAGCGCCACAACTCCGTTGTGTTGCGCGTCGAGCCGGAGCTTGAACGATACTTTCTCTTTCTCGAGAGGGCTTTTGACCCGGATAACCCGGCCTTCGGGGCCCAGGGCAAGGCACCCTTCATAGTTGAAGGTGAAACCCGCCTGGGGATCGATATAGACAAACCCGAAGTGGAAAGTCGATTCCCCCGCGTCGGGTTTCATCACAACCCATCGGTTTTCGCAATCGGACATCCGGCGGTCGAACTTGAGACCTTCCCCCGCCCGGAGACAGGGCATCAGGCCGGAGAACAGGATGAACACAAGAACCGAACGCCCGGTTCGAACCACAGTTACACTCATGTCGGCCACCTCCTTCCTTCTTGCATTACAACGAGATGACGCTCACATCCCCTCCTCCGGGCCCTCGCGGCAGATCTGGACCAGGGTGTCGTCGTGCTTCCCCCCGGACGTGTCCTGCCAGGGGCTGCGCACCATGACCCGGACGAAGGGGTCGGTCCGGTGCAAAAACCGGGCGTCCTTGTCGCCGATCCCGTCCGGGGTCAGGCTGGTGTTCGCCTTGAAGAACTCGGTCACTTTGCCCAGGCCGTCCCCGGTGCGGTAGCAGTGGAACTCCCCGCCGAAGGTCCTGCTGAAGGCCTTTGAAGCCTCGGCGTCGTACGTCGCCCCGGGGTAGACCGCCACGCCGAAGCGATTTTCGCCCGCCGGGGCGGAAGCCGCGGGCGCGCCCGGCGCCGCTCCCGCCGGTTTCCCCGAAGCCTTCTCCGCCTCCCCGGCGGGACCGGAGCACCCCGCACACAACAGAACCGCAAGCACCCACGACATCAAGATTCTCACGAGACCTCCTCCCGGCCATGGAAGCCGGCCGCACGCCCTTCGGAATTCCCCCCATGATACATCGGAGAGGCCTTCCCGGGAAAGGTGATTCATGTCTTCCGGCCCCTGTCGCGATGGCCCGGTTTTTCGAAAGCCGGAGGGGGATTTTGCTTGACAGGACGGAGGGGATGCCCAATAATGTGATTGTTTGTTCACTTTCAGGAAGGCTAAGCGTGCGGGCGGAAAAGCGAAAGACGGAGGTCCGGAAGGAACAGATCGCCACGGCGGCGCTGCGGCTCGTGGCAAGCCAGGGCATGCGCGCCCTGACGCTGGACCGGCTGGCCGGCCTCGTGGGGCTGGTCCCCTCGGCCATCTACCGCCACTTCCGCGGCAAGGACGACATCCTCAAGGCCGTCCTGGAACTGGTGGAGGCACGGTTTGCCGCCAACGTCCACGAGGCGAGGAAAGCGTCACCCTCGGTCCTGGAGGCCCTCCGGCGCCTTCTCCGGAAGCACATGGGGTTGGTGATGGAGTTCCAGGCCATCCCCCGGATCCTGTTCTCGGAGGACGTCTACAGCGGGAACCCCGAGCGGAAGGACCAGCTCCACCGCCTGGTGAGCGGTCTGCTCGACGCCCTGCGGGCCATCTTCGAGGAGGGGCAGGCCCGGGGGGAAATCCGCGCCGACCTCCCGGCCGGCAGCCTGGCGGTGATGTTCCTGGGGCTTTTCCAGCCGTCGATGTTCCTGTGGCACCTGAGCGGCGGCGAATTTGACGTGGTTCGGCAGACCGAGCAGTCGTGGCGGGTCTTCACCGCCGCCCTGGAACCGCCGGGCGGCGAGGCAGGCAACGACAAAAGACAAATGATCTAAAGGACTTAAAAGACCTAAACGACTCAAAGGACGTATGGGAATATGGGAGAGGCGAATCTGCGATGAAAGAAGGCGGGAGTTGCGGACATGCCGGCATCCCCGAGGCTGCTATGCCTCGCGCGGGTACGGGAGCGGTTCTACCCGGCAGAGGTGTCGGTCGTTCCGGCAAGGGGCCTGCCGTCCTTTTGGTCCCTTTGGTCGTTTTGGTCCTTTTGTCCTT carries:
- a CDS encoding tetratricopeptide repeat protein is translated as MSVTVVRTGRSVLVFILFSGLMPCLRAGEGLKFDRRMSDCENRWVVMKPDAGESTFHFGFVYIDPQAGFTFNYEGCLALGPEGRVIRVKSPLEKEKVSFKLRLDAQHNGVVALLPDEAIATLGLEKVPSWLDIYKDGSDPVTHKVRWGFQYNHMGASDRALEYLESAWKAKPDAKGLAFELAFAYNATKRYDQALGVLQAAGKQVENDLLLQKELAYAYMCSGRHAEAVKVYQRCLTALDTNDDEVRTELAMNISQLYGAMGDEEQRKQWWEKARSWVPKDSPLAKYFKEKQ
- a CDS encoding TetR/AcrR family transcriptional regulator, whose protein sequence is MRAEKRKTEVRKEQIATAALRLVASQGMRALTLDRLAGLVGLVPSAIYRHFRGKDDILKAVLELVEARFAANVHEARKASPSVLEALRRLLRKHMGLVMEFQAIPRILFSEDVYSGNPERKDQLHRLVSGLLDALRAIFEEGQARGEIRADLPAGSLAVMFLGLFQPSMFLWHLSGGEFDVVRQTEQSWRVFTAALEPPGGEAGNDKRQMI